CAGCCTAGGGCCGGCGAGAGGAGCGCGTCGCCCTGGCCCGGTCCGTCCCATCCAGCTGACGGAGGCGCCATACGAGGACAGCCATCGGCAGAGCAGCGAGGGGCAGGTCGGCCCAGCCCAGAAGAGGCACAGCCTCGGCAAGGGCGTGCCTCATCGAGGTGGAGAAGAGGAGCACCCAGATGACCAGCAGCAACCAGCGCGCCCTCACCAGGAGTCCCGCCGAGAGCAGCCAGATGGCGATGGGCAGGAGGAGCACGCCGTCGTAGAGCATCGCGTGCGGGGAAAACACCACCGTCAACAGGCTGAGGACGGCAAGGTCCCGAAGGGGATCCGGGAGCGACGTGCGGGCCGCCATGAAGACCGCAATGGCACCGACTCCCAGCGACAGGATGCCCAAACCGCGTGTCGCGGGCAGGGACTCTCCCCATGCGGCCAGGGAGATCGTCTTCCACGCCTGCCCCGACCCAACGAGCTCGCGGTAGGCGGCGCTGCCGAGAGCGTCGACCCAGTTCCGCATCCCACGCTGACCGACCGCGGCAAACGAGACCAGCAACAGTCCGCTGCCAACGACGACATACCCGGCAAGGGCCCGCCAGTCGCGGCGGGCAATGAGGGCACATGGCACGAGCAGCACCAGATGCGGTTTGAAGGCTGCCAGCGCAAGGAGCATGCCCGCCCAGACCGGCCTGCCATCGGCCGCGCACCGCATCGCCGTCACCCACAGGGCCAGAAAGATCAGGCTCATCTGTCCGGCTGCGAACGCTTCGAACACCGGCGGGAACGCAACGCATCCCAGAACGACCAAGCGGCGGTCCTCACGACGAATGCCCGGCGCCAGGTGCAGCAGGCCACGGATGATGACCGCCAGGGCCAACCCGTTGATCACTGCGAAGCAGAACGCCGCCACGAGGTAGGCAAGCGCCCCGAGTGGCGCGAGCAGCACGGCGACGAACGGGGGCGCGACGAACCAGGAGAAGCCCGTCATGCCTGGAACTTCCTCCTGCTGGAGGGGTCCTTGTCGGGCAGGGTCGTAGAGGTCTGCGCCGAAACCCTCGACGAGACCGCGCCCCCCGGTCCAGTAGGCAAGGAAGTCTGGAAGGACTACCTGTCCGCCAAGGACGAGAGGAAGATCCCCCGCGGCGATGGTGCCGAGCCAGACCGTCGCGGAGAGGACGACAACGATCACGGGGTAGTTGCGCATTCGCTCGCGCGTGAACCACCTGTCTGCCACGGACCTTCCCTCGCCCATCAGCCGAGGGTAGAGCCCGGGTCGCCCGCGTGGGTCAACAATGCCGAATGCGCGGGCGAGGTCGGGCAGGGCGCGTCGTCCCGGCTCTGTCGGTGGTCCGGCCTAGCGTCAGCGTCATGAGCACCGCCGCCACACCCGTCCGGTCCCGCTGGGAGTCCCAGCGGAGCTTCGACGAGCTCGGGCGGCCGTTGCGTGACCTCACCTTCTGCGTCGTCGACCTGGAGACCACCGGCGGGTCCGCGGCCGGCGGGTCGATGATCACCGAGATCGGTGCGGTGAAGGTCTGCGGCGGCGAGGTGCTCGGCGAGTTCCAGACGCTGGTCAATCCGCACACCGCGATCCCGCCGTTCATCGCGGTCCTGACCGGCATCTCCAACTCGATGGTGGCCACCGCTCCCCCGATCGAGTCGGCATTGCCGGCCTTTCTCGAGTTCGCCGCGGGATCTGTGCTGGTTGCCCACAACGCGCCGTTCGACATCGGCTTCCTGCAGCACTTCAACGAGCAGCAGGGCCGGGTCTGGCCACGGTTCGAGGTGCTCGACACCGCCAAGCTGGCTCGCCGGGTGATCACCCGCGACGACGCCCCCAACTGCAAGCTCTCCTCGCTCGCGCAGCTCTTCGGGGCCACGACGACGCCCAACCACCGCGCGCTCGCCGATGCCCGCGCCACGGTCGACGTCCTCCACGGGCTGATGGAGCGGCTCGGCGGTCTCGGTGTGCACACCCTCGAGGAGCTGCAGACCTTCTCCTCGCGCGTCACCACTGCCCAGCGCAAGAAGCGCCACCTGGCCGAGGGGCTCCCCCACGCCCCCGGGGTCTACCTGTTCCGCGACGACCGCGCGCGGGTGCTCTACGTCGGCACCTCCAAGGACCTGCGCACGCGCGTCCGGTCCTACTTCACGGCCTCCGAGACCCGGTCCCGCATGGGCGAGATGGTCGGCCTGGCCACCGAGGTCACGGGCATTGAGTGCGCCACTCCGCTCGAGGCCTCCGTCCGTGAGCTCCGGCTGATCGCCGAGCACAAGCCGCGCTACAACCGACGTTCACGCAACCCGGAGAAGGCCCACTTCCTCAAGCTGACGCGAGAGCCCTGGCCGCGGCTCTCGCTGGTCAAGCGCGTGCTCGACGACGACGCCGACTACCTGGGCCCGTTCTCCTCGAAGAAGACAGCAGAGCGCTGCCTGAGCGCCCTCCACGACGCGTTCCCGATCCGGCAGTGCAACGACCGGCTCCCGATCGAGCCATCGCGCTCGGCGTGCGTTCTTGCCGAGATGGACCGGTGCGTGGCTCCGTGTGACGGCAGCACCGACGCCTCGGCGTACTCCGAGCTGGTGGCGCAGCTGCGTGAGTCACTGCTGCGCAATCCCGACGACGTCGTCGCGACGATCAACGAGCGCATGGACCGGCTGGCCGCCGACGAGCGTTTCGAGGAGGCGGCGGTCCACCGAGACCGGCTGTCCGGATTCCTTCGCGCCGCCGCGCACACCCAGCGGCTCTCCGCTCTGACCCGCTGTCCGGAGGTGGTGGCCGCCCTGCGCGAGGACGCCGGCCAGTGGGAGGTTCACGTGGTCCGTTTCGGGCGCCTCGCTGCTGCCGGCGTGATTCCTTCCGGCGCCGATGCGTCGATCTGGGTCGAGCAGCTGCGCAGCTCTGCGGAGACCGTTCGGCCCGCACCCGGCCCGACGCCTGCCGCGACGGCCGAGGAGTCCGAGCAGGTGCTGCGCTGGCTGGAGCGGGACGGAGTGCGGCTGGTCGATGTCGACGGCGAGTGGACCTGCCCGGTCGGCGGCGCGGGGCGCCACCTCGCGCTTCACGATGCGGTCAACCGGTCCCGCGACTCGCTGGTGCCGTTCGACGAGCGCCGCGCGCTGACTCTGCTGCATCGACCGGTCCGCTGATTCAGCGCAGG
This genomic interval from Nocardioides cavernaquae contains the following:
- a CDS encoding glycosyltransferase family 87 protein, producing the protein MTGFSWFVAPPFVAVLLAPLGALAYLVAAFCFAVINGLALAVIIRGLLHLAPGIRREDRRLVVLGCVAFPPVFEAFAAGQMSLIFLALWVTAMRCAADGRPVWAGMLLALAAFKPHLVLLVPCALIARRDWRALAGYVVVGSGLLLVSFAAVGQRGMRNWVDALGSAAYRELVGSGQAWKTISLAAWGESLPATRGLGILSLGVGAIAVFMAARTSLPDPLRDLAVLSLLTVVFSPHAMLYDGVLLLPIAIWLLSAGLLVRARWLLLVIWVLLFSTSMRHALAEAVPLLGWADLPLAALPMAVLVWRLRQLDGTDRARATRSSRRP
- a CDS encoding DEDD exonuclease domain-containing protein, whose product is MSTAATPVRSRWESQRSFDELGRPLRDLTFCVVDLETTGGSAAGGSMITEIGAVKVCGGEVLGEFQTLVNPHTAIPPFIAVLTGISNSMVATAPPIESALPAFLEFAAGSVLVAHNAPFDIGFLQHFNEQQGRVWPRFEVLDTAKLARRVITRDDAPNCKLSSLAQLFGATTTPNHRALADARATVDVLHGLMERLGGLGVHTLEELQTFSSRVTTAQRKKRHLAEGLPHAPGVYLFRDDRARVLYVGTSKDLRTRVRSYFTASETRSRMGEMVGLATEVTGIECATPLEASVRELRLIAEHKPRYNRRSRNPEKAHFLKLTREPWPRLSLVKRVLDDDADYLGPFSSKKTAERCLSALHDAFPIRQCNDRLPIEPSRSACVLAEMDRCVAPCDGSTDASAYSELVAQLRESLLRNPDDVVATINERMDRLAADERFEEAAVHRDRLSGFLRAAAHTQRLSALTRCPEVVAALREDAGQWEVHVVRFGRLAAAGVIPSGADASIWVEQLRSSAETVRPAPGPTPAATAEESEQVLRWLERDGVRLVDVDGEWTCPVGGAGRHLALHDAVNRSRDSLVPFDERRALTLLHRPVR